In a single window of the Oscarella lobularis chromosome 2, ooOscLobu1.1, whole genome shotgun sequence genome:
- the LOC136183633 gene encoding CD109 antigen-like — MPAFVVLLSILVAVVTAKHSYLIVAPKTVRPGLPVRVAVRIFEAQSSVTVNVTLAATNGVHSPLASASVAVDSNSDATVDIQMPARFPSTDGAYALNVTGSGGLTFDDGVMVTVDSKCLSLFVQTDKGIYNPGETVRMRLIGYDRDLKPFTGKVDVQIMDPNSNLMANWLDVEVDGGIALRDFPLATEPPLGTWKIEVKGNCIDQSQQFKVVKYVLPRFEVSINSRSYIVATDEFVSGSLSAEYTYGLPVKGSAILTFYLPEEFYPDKQSSDFQYPSFSITLPNFDGDYAFTVSRTNLISLRAPNDRRGLPTYGQLAINASVSEETTGTTFHHQALANFYADPVVLKFHDSTPSTYKPGLAFPARIVVTYRDNTPVTDSEVDVSIRTSATSTPETTTHAVRNGIADILANVPSDANHFHITVSYQDETMNRPVTASTFPAQAESPRKSYIQLRSSSTASAKAGLTADFLVSATFPMTDLYYMVLSRGNLVSQSTYNLSSSASETTLSIAMTADMAPLARLVVYAIRIDEVVVDSLTISVDGLFKNIVTLSLSEVEARPADDVSLQVTASPNSYVGLLAADQSVTLLAKGNDITQSSVNDEVDSYVTRRQSVDAKDALKVFYNAGLAAMSDANIYSDGARVSPTTVVVTASLDLERLTSNEIEELVAPDRVRTFFPQTWIWANATTDDSGTATLSQIVPDTITTWIVSAFAMNEQAGLGVPSSTTSLRSFKPFFVSLDLPYSVIRGEQLALKVVVFNYLPTDLSVRITLEAKSGLLGVFDDFQSELEAASNPGFVITDSVTVASNDLSTVNIAVAPTRIGRIAIKVTAQSSSAADAIEKQLLVEPEGRKIEYTRNVFIRLDNAVNSVQEDVLLDVPGDAIKNSSRGTVTVVGDLLGPTLNNLEMMVQLPTGCGEQNAALFAPNIYVRNYLVAIGKLTDELKQKTDRFMMTGYQRQLNYKHQDGSYSVWGQRDSSGSLWLTAFVVKLYAQSSQYVAIDSNQMTTSLTWIVSQQESDGHFDEVGTIFDRGLLGGLEGDVARTAFVLISLVEAKNAMTLPTPDGVDTAITSAKSYLERQLTKLTDGYSVPITAYALILADSAKASDAKTKLMTAAITKNGATHWTNSDETIDDSNDILYYPHHAPAADIEMTGYALLALTKLQDVSQSLPVARWLSQQRNSLGGWSSTQDTVIALQAMASYARLTHSDGQDLTVKLTSSTNSSFTHTFAVSDLNSFVLQQVENVPVGGTLGVMVSGNGAALLQASVSYNVNDREPTEPAYDFTVQVVASDDGSTLTIEMCSTYKLNKDSGMVVVSGTLPSGFVADEDKLDQFFEDPSLGVQRYDVNDNGRIDLYLNEISTGETKCLDIFAVRQYDVGSLQPVKAEVYSYYEPEFEKVSHLYVPTGLADLHVCDLCKCHTSCNGCDGYSLTRPCPTSRTSAAGTVSASILSVIFSLFLILFALDSLKP, encoded by the exons ATGCccgccttcgtcgttttgctctccattctcgtcgccgttgtcaCGGCAAAGCA CTCGTATCTGATCGTCGCACCGAAAACGGTGCGTCCAGGCCTACCCGTTCGGGTCGCGGTGCGCATTTTCGAAGCGCAATCTAGCGTGACGGTCAACGTGACTCTCGCTGCGACGAATGGAGTCCATTCGCCGCTGGCATCCGCctccgttgccgtcgactcGA ACTCGGATGCCACGGTTGATATTCAA ATGCCCGCTCGGTTTCCAAGCACTGATGGCGCGTACGCGTTGAATGTGACGGGATCGGGCGGATTGACATTCGACGATGGAGTCATGGTGACGGTCGATTCGAAGTGCCTGTCACTTTTTGTTCAAACCGACAAGGGCATCTACAACCCAGGAGAGACGG TGAGGATGCGCCTTATTGGCTACGATCGCGACTTGAAACCGTTCACAGGAAAGGTTGACGTTCAAATAATG GATCCTAATAGCAATTTGATGGCTAATTGGTTAGATGTTGAAGTTGACGGGG GAATTGCTTTGCGAGATTTTCCTCTTGCAACTGAACCCCCTCTTGGCACGTGGAAAATCGAAGTGAAAGGAAAC TGCATTGATCAAAGCCAACAGTTTAAAGTGGTCAAATATG TACTGCCAAGATTCGAAGTGTCAATCAATTCTCGTTCGTACATTGTTGCAACGGACGAATTCGTATCCGGATCGCTTTCAGCAGA ATACACGTACGGACTGCCCGTAAAAGGATCGGCTATACTCACGTTCTACCTCCCAGAAGAATTCTACCCAGATAAACAGAGTAGCGACTTTCAGTATCCATCCTTTTCAATCACCCTTCCTAAT TTTGACGGTGACTACGCCTTTACGGTTTCACGTACCAATCTGATTTCTTTGAGAGCGCCCAACGATCGGCGGGGTCTTCCCACTTACGGCCAATTAGCCATCAATGCTTCGGTTTCCGAAGAAACCACGG GCACGACGTTTCATCATCAAGCTTTGGCGAACTTTTATGCCGATCCCGTCGTATTGAAATTTCACGACTCGACTCCGTCAACGTACAAACCCGGTCTCGCGTTTCCTGCCAGA ATTGTCGTTACCTATCGCGATAACACCCCGGTGACTGATAGCGAAGTAGACGTCTCCATCCGAACTagtgcgacgtcgactcctgaaacgacgacgcatgCTGTTCGAAATGGAATCGCTGATATTCTCGCCAATGTTCCGTCCGACGCGAACCACTTTCACATAACC GTTTCTTATCAGGACGAGACGATGAATCGACCCGTGACTGCGAGCACGTTTCCCGCTCAAGCGGAGTCGCCTAGAAAAAGCTACATTCAACTAAGGAGCTCGAGCACAGCTTCAGCAAAG gctGGATTGACTGCCGACTTTTTGGTTTCCGCTACATTTCCCATGACTGATCTCTATTACATG GTTCTTTCTCGCGGAAACCTTGTCAGTCAGAGCACGTACAATCTGTCTTCGTCGGccagcgaaacgacgctcaGCATTGCCATGACAGCTGACATGGCTCCATTGGCTCGACTCGTCGTGTACGCCATTCGCAttgacgaagtcgtcgtcgattcgctgaCCATCAGCGTCGACGGACTATTCAAGAACATC GTAACTCTGAGTTTGAGCGAAGTCGAAGCGAGACCGGCAGACGACGTCAGTTTGCAAGTTACCGCCTCACCGAATTCGTATGTAGGTCTACTGGCCGCCGATCAGAGCGTCACATTACttgcaaaaggaaacgacATCACTCAATCTTCC gTGAACGACGAGGTTGATTCTTACGTAACCAGACGACAGTCAGTCGACGCCAAAGACGCGCTAAAAGTCTTCTAT AATGCTGGTCTTGCAGCAATGAGCGATGCAAATATTTACTCGGACGGAGCTCGTGTTTCTCCCACCACAGTTGTTGTTACTGCAAGTCTGGATTTGGAGAGATTAACttcaaatgaaattgaagaattgGTCGCTCCAGACCGCGTGCGAACGTTCTTTCCTCAAACGTGGATTTGGGCGAACGCTACGACAGA CGACTCCGGTACAGCTACGCTCAGTCAAATCGTTCCGGACACAATCACAACTTGGATTGTCAGTGCTTTTGCTATGAACGAGCAGGCGGGACTCGGAGTTCCAAGCTCGACTACTTCG CTAAGATCTTTCAAGCCGTTTTTTGTATCGCTGGATCTTCCCTATTCCGTTATTCGAGGCGAACAATTGGCCCTGAAAGTTGTCGTCTTTAATTACTTGCCTACGGATCTAAGT GTTCGCATTACGCTCGAAGCGAAGTCGGGTTTACTTGGCGTTTTTGATGATTTTCAGTCGGAACTCGAGGCCGCCTCCAATCCCGGATTTGTCATAACGGATTCAGTCACGGTCGCTTCAAACGACTTGTCCACCGTTAACATTGCCGTAGCTCCGACAAGAATTGGCAGAATTGCTATCAAAGTGACGGCACAGTCATCGTCAGCTGCGGACGCAATTGAAAAGCAGCTTTTAGTTGAA CcggaaggaagaaaaatcgagtACACTAGAAACGTTTTTATTCGCCTTGACAATGCAG TCAATTCGGTACAAGAAGACGTGCTACTCGACGTTCCCGGAGACGCCATAAAAAATTCGAGTAGAGGCACTGTTACTGTCGTCG GCGATCTTCTCGGTCCCACGTTGAACAATTTGGAGATGATGGTGCAATTGCCGACCGGATGCGGCGAGCAGAATGCCGCCTTGTTTGCTCCTAATATTTACGTTCGAAATTACCTCGTCGCTATCGGAAAGCTTACCGACGAATTGAAACAGAAAACCGACAGATTCATGATGACAG GGTATCAAAGACAACTAAATTACAAGCATCAAGACGGTTCGTACAGTGTGTGGGGACAAAGAGATTCTAGTGGAAGTTTGTG GCTTACTGCGTTTGTTGTGAAACTCTACGCGCAGTCGTCCCAGTACGTTGCTATTGATTCGAAtcaaatgacgacgtctttgacGTGGATTGTGAGTCAACAAGAGAGCGACGGACACTTCGACGAAGTTGGAACGATTTTCGATCGCGGCCTCTTA GGAGGACTGGAAGGAGACGTCGCTCGGACGGCGTTCGTTTTGATTTCTCTGGTGGAGGCGAAAAACGCAATGACGTTGCCC ACACCAGATGGTGTAGACACTGCCATTACAAGTGCAAAGTCATATTTGGAGCGTCAGCTAACGAAGCTAACGGATGGCTATAGCGTTCCTATTACTGCCTATGCACTTATCTTAGCTGACAGTGCAAAGGCCTCCGATGCGAAGACTAAACTCATGACTGCAGCTATAACTAAAA ACGGAGCCACTCATTGGACAAACTCAGACGAGACGATTGACGACTCAAACGACATACTGTATTACCCGCATCACGCTCCGGCAGCCGACATTGAGATGACGGGCTATGCTCTTCTCGCACTAACAAAGCTGCAGGACGTCAGCCAAAGTCTTCCAGTGGCCAGATGGCTTAGTCAGCAAAGGAACTCGCTAGGAGGCTGGTCATCCACGCAG GATACTGTCATTGCTCTTCAGGCAATGGCCTCCTATGCTCGTTTGACACATAGCGATGGACAAGATTTGACTgtgaaattgacgtcatctaccAATTCCAGTTTCACCCACACGTTTGCTGTTAGCGATTTGAATTCCTTCGTTCTTCAGCAAGTGGAAAAC GTACCCGTGGGGGGAACTCTCGGCGTGATGGTCTCAGGCAACGGAGCGGCACTCCTCCAAGCGTCCGTTTCGTACAACGTTAACGACCGCGAGCCGACTGAGCCGGCGTACGACTTCACGGTTCAAGTCGTCGCTAGTGACGATGGGAGCACGCTGACCATCGAGATGTGCTCAAC GTACAAATTGAATAAAGATTCAGGCATGGTCGTCGTGTCCGGAACGTTGCCATCCGGTTTTGTGGCAGACGAGGATAAACTGGATCAG TTTTTTGAGGATCCGTCATTGGGTGTTCAGCGATACGACGTAAATGATAACGGTCGCATTGATCTTTATTTGAACGAG ATTTCTACAGGGGAGACGAAGTGCTTAGATATATTTGCCGTTCGTCAGTATGACGTCGGATCGCTTCAGCCAGTCAAAGCCGAAGTCTATAGCTACTATGAACCTG AGTTTGAAAAGGTTTCTCATCTCTATGTTCCAACTGGATTGGCCGATCTGCACGTGTGTGATTTGTGCAAGTGTCACACCTCGTGCAACGGATGTGATGGCTACAGTTTGACCAGGCCGTGCCCCACCAGCCGGACGAGTGCAGCAGGAACTGTTTCCGCTAGCATTTTGTCCGTCATTTTCAGCCTCTTCTTGATCCTATTCGCACTAGACAGTTTGAAACCGTGA
- the LOC136183640 gene encoding synaptogyrin-2-like, with the protein MYAVTMESYDDRPFDVLAYLKMPRVIVRLLSVIFSAIVFGCISDSVDTGYVYKMGNEVFASCAYNKDNRVCNYGVATGVIAFVGSVVFLIVDAFYEFLGAAFKKNSTFADLVFSALWTLMWFVGFCYLADRWRVTKDPKDPSGFPLTTKVKNNARAAIAFSFFSVIAWVILTVFAINRIRRIIAGDYGGGYNAPSGSASRGAGYGEIGSGDSSQAYQGPPLSGDSRKTTDADY; encoded by the exons atgtACGCTGTGACGATGGAATCTTACGATGATCGCCCGTTCGACGTTTTGGCCTACCTGAAAATGCCTCGAGTCATCGTACGGCTCCTTTCTGTG ATCTTTTCCGCGATCGTTTTCGGGTGCATCTCGGACAGCGTCGATACGGGTTACGTCTACAAGATGGGAAACGAAGTCTTCGCCAGTTGCGCGTACAACAAGGACAATCGCGTGTGCAATTACGGCGTGGCGACGGGAGTGATTGCGTTCGTCGGctccgtcgtctttctcataGTCGACGCGTTTTACGAGTTTCTCGGCGCTGCGTTCAAGAAGAATTCGACCTTCGCTGATTTGGTGTTTTCAGCCCTCTGGACTCTGATGTGGTTCGTCGGATTTTGCTACCTCGCTGACAGGTGGAGAGTTACCAAGGATCCCAAGGATCCTTCTGGTTTCCCTCTGACAACCAAAGTGAAAAATAACGCTCGAGCTGCAATTgccttttcgtttttctccgtTATTGCATGG GTTATTTTAACTGTTTTTGCTATTAATCGCATTCGTCGGATTATTGCCGGCGATTATGGCGGTGGATACAATGCTCCTTCGGGTTCTGCTAGTCGTGGAGCTGGATACGGTGAAATTGGTTCGGGTGATTCATCCCAGGCCTATCAGGGACCTCCACTCAGCGGCGACAGCCGAAAAACAACGGATGCTGACTACTGA
- the LOC136183642 gene encoding synaptogyrin-2-like, with product MAFDLLEYIKTPRVILRLFAILFAVIVFGCISDGVTTGSYAILNTCAFDHDDNACRFGIAVGVLAFVDGLVFLVVYALVQGRDEATSFVKYAAIADFVVSIVWSFTWLVCFCYLADRWRTTAGRWTHLTAHVQNNAQAALAFSFFSIGVWVALEILAFLRWRKLVSKKSEADVSQEYPPGQP from the exons ATGGCTTTCGACCTGCTGGAGTACATCAAAACGCCACGAGTCATTCTTCGACTCTTCGCAATC CtcttcgccgtcatcgtcttcggcTGCATATCGGACGGCGTCACGACCGGAAGCTACGCAATACTGAACACGTGCGCCTTCGATCACGACGACAACGCTTGCCGATTCGGCatcgccgtcggcgttctcgccttcgtcgacggcctcgtctttctcgtcgtctacGCGCTCGTTCAGggtcgcgacgaagcgacgtcgttcgtcaaaTATGCGGCgatcgccgatttcgtcgtttcgatcgTCTGGTCGTTCACGTGGCTCGTCTGCTTCTGCTATCTCGCAGATCGATGGAGAACGACCGCTGGACGCTGGACGCATCTCACGGCGCACGTTCAGAACAATGCTCAGGCGGCactcgccttttctttcttttctatcgGCGTTTGG GTTGCCTTGGAAATTTTGGCGTTTCTTCGATGGCGAAAACTCGTTTCGAAAAAGTCTGAGGCTGATGTATCGCAGGAATATCCACCTGGTCAGCCCTGA
- the LOC136183641 gene encoding synaptogyrin-2-like, with product MDSHGSSGLPFDAAAYLKTPSVIVRLVSLLFAIIVFGCIADGVDSGSALFSGYCSYDDENACNYGIAIGVIAFIACIAFLVLDGLVMNRDDGLKKSVIYADLMFSALWTLMWFIGFCYLTDRWRTVGSARTSHVKNNAQAAIAFSFFSIASWAFLAVFAFKRVREYNAGASGYNAQVDDTSGGGGGGDPGYSSFPAQADLSESYQKPPFSSEGEKADYQPPAY from the exons ATGGACTCGCACGGTTCGAGTGGCCTGCCTTTCGACGCGGCAGCCTATTTGAAAACGCCCAGCGTAATCGTTCGACTCGTTTCCTTA CTCTTCGCAATAATCGTGTTCGGCTGCATCGCGGACGGCGTAGATTCGGGCAGCGCACTGTTTTCCGGCTATTGCTcttacgacgacgaaaatgcGTGCAATTACGGAATAGCGATCGGGGTGATCGCCTTTATCGCCTGCATAGCGTTTCTTGTCCTCGACGGACTAGTCATGAATCGTGATGACGGCCTCAAAAAGAGTGTCATTTACGCCGACTTGATGTTCTCCGCCCTTTGGACTTTGATGTGGTTCATCGGCTTCTGCTATCTCACCGATCGTTGGAGAACAGTAGGATCCGCGCGCACCTCTCATGTGAAAAACAACGCGCAAGCCGCTATTgccttttcgtttttctcgatcGCGTCCTGG GCTTTCCTGGCTgttttcgctttcaaacGAGTACGCGAGTACAATGCCGGTGCGAGCGGTTACAACGCACAGGTGGACGACACGagtggtggcggcggtggcggcgatcCGGGATATTCATCTTTTCCCGCTCAAGCCGATCTGTCCGAGTCATACCAGAAGCCACCCTTTAGTAGCGAGGGCGAGAAGGCGGACTACCAGCCGCCCGCCTACTAG
- the LOC136183638 gene encoding uncharacterized protein encodes MSALLFLGQLALWATIAYSVDVDPSISSDASGKVELYVPNGICFTTGQVQNQSAQSPQSIRGPKGDRGDTGSPGRDGKDGRDGLRGPPGPSCAGRADGDDSDFFLFETSGPTWSNLNRATVPALSKDESVGVVTFGMQKYYHSEITPQYVCRYENDDGERMYSKLSPLLPNGPGSPYLNINCSAPNATAWSANKRKATVSVWFRNKTEIVYSGMPGENEVEFVSNWNGFIYTILTGDVIISGVGLDPTLTYTAKFTWPNGTALFVKAKPDSFYSITFNLKTHADTFEGKQFVKITISSSSGDLPYAGSGGGDLILLEEPPKHFACRSYTLLKDAWRKKSNTNQSQIRCDRNIIKFGWHRFDPSIGGKMPDSCVDRLRCSTHASGWLEGGHPSTVGAEVSRRVCFNWGGSCCNWSTYVKVVNCGSYFVYNFYQFPNACSLVYCSDA; translated from the exons ATGTCAGCCCTCCTTTTCCTTGGTCAGCTTGCTCTTTGGGCAACGATCGCCTACTCGGTTGACGTTGATCCGTCAATATCGAGCGACGCATCCGGAAAAGTCGAGCTCTACGTTCCCAACGGAATCTGTTTTACGACGGGCCAAGTTCAAAACCAATCAGCCCAATCTCCTCAATCTATACGCGGACCGAAAGGAGACCGAGGCGACACCGGATCTCCAG GGCGAGATGGCAAAGACGGTCGCGACGGTTTACGTGGCCCCCCCGGACCTTCGTGTGCCGGACgtgccgacggcgacgactcagacttctttctcttcgaaaCGTCTGGACCGACGTGGAGCAATCTAAATCGCGCTACCGTGCCAGCCCTGTCTAAAGACGAatccgtcggcgtcgtcactTTCGGCATGCAGAAATATTACCACAGCGAAATAACGCCTCAGTACGTATGTCGttacgaaaacgacgacggggaaAGGATGTATTCGAAGTTATCGCCTCTGCTTCCTAACGGACCGGGTTCTCCCTATCTGAACATTAACTGCTCGGCCCCTAACGCTACGGCGTGGTCTGCGAACAAGCGCAAAGCCACCGTGTCCGTGTGGTTCCGCAATAAAACCGAGATTGTCTACAGCGGAATGCCGGGCGAAAACGAGGTCGAATTCGTTAGCAATTGGAACGGTTTTATATACACTATTCTAACGGGTGACGTTATTATTTCTGGCGTCGGTCTCGACCCCACTTTGACGTACACGGCGAAGTTTACTTGGCCAAACGGCACGGCTTTGTTCGTCAAGGCTAAGCCCGATTCCTTCTACAGCATCACGTTCAACCTCAAAACTCACGCTGACACGTTCGAGGGAAAACAATTCGTTAAAATAACGATTTCCTCTTCGAGTGGCGATCTTCCTTACGCAggaagtggcggcggcgatctgATTTTACTCGAAGAGCCACCGAAACACTTCGCCTGCAGATCGTACACTCTGCTCAAGGACGCGTGGAGGAAAAAATCCAACACAAATCAGTCGCAAATTCGATGCGATCGAAACATCATCAAATTCGGGTGGCATCGCTTCGATCCGAGTATCGGTGGAAAAATGCCCGATTCGTGCGTCGATCGACTACGTTGCAGTACTCATGCGTCCGGGTGGCTCGAGGGGGGTCATCCTAGCACGGTTGGGGCCGAGGTTTCAAGGCGCGTTTGCTTTAACTGGGGTGGCAGTTGCTGCAATTGGTCTACCTATGTCAAAGTGGTGAACTGCGGTTCCTACTTCGTCTACAACTTCTACCAGTTTCCGAACGCCTGCTCGCTCGTCTATTGCTCTGATGCGTAA
- the LOC136184054 gene encoding synaptogyrin-2-like — translation MNSNRQRFDPVAYIKTPQVILRIVSLVFAIVVFACIADGVANFSPRSHCLYAQDRNACNYGTVIGALAFVACLAFLAIDALLPGYGYGSSFKKNALVADAVFSTLWTLMWFVGFCLLAERWRNTVIGALSVFGFRRLRAFDAGGGRGYYTEPFDGDPDYSSFPDFSESYQKSPFTSERETSDAQPPPY, via the exons ATGAACTCGAATAGACAGCGTTTCGATCCGGTGGCTTACATAAAAACGCCTCAAGTCATTCTCCGAATTGTCTCTCTG GTCTTCGCtattgtcgtcttcgcctgCATCGCGGATGGAGTCGCCAACTTCAGTCCCCGGAGCCATTGCCTGTACGCGCAAGATCGCAACGCGTGCAATTACGGCACGGTGATCGGCGcactcgctttcgtcgcttgtCTCGCGTTCCTCGCCATCGACGCGCTCCTGCCCGGCTACGGCTACGGCAGCTCTTTCAAGAAGaacgcgctcgtcgccgacgccgtgtTCTCGACCCTCTGGACGTTGATGTGGTTCGTCGGCTTCTGTTTACTCGCCGAACGATGGCGAAACACCGTCATT gGTGCTCTGTCTGTTTTCGGATTTCGACGATTGCGCGCCTTTGATGCTGGCGGCGGCAGGGGATACTACACGGAACCGTTTGACGGAGATCCAGACTACTCGTCTTTTCCTGATTTTTCTGAGTCATACCAGAAGTCACCTTTTACatcagaaagagaaacgtcagATGCTCAGCCACCTCCTTATTAG
- the LOC136183636 gene encoding FYVE, RhoGEF and PH domain-containing protein 3-like yields the protein MSIFKISIECKRTLIVQELLTTEETYYNTLLELNERFALPLKELGILLPDEHSCLFGALSPLIGLSKDLRDRLRERIGVWDEDETKLGDVFLKLAPLLKLISSFAVGYTSANQLYTKLRSTNEKFLSFLCANEEKSGIGLMGLLICPIQRVPRYALLLKECVTHTDEDHPDYNNLQSALAEVQKIASDINENIRRVENELQLINIGKSFPQDDVNLLNSNRQFASKRRVKSSSKLSTLKESKEKPENKRLRKYASASVVPEFFCASDNVGVGSENLSDTRKYLGEFSASVVSGADSKEVGESRYLFLFNDLVLVAQILSRAKKQYKLKERVRLCQAWIGEMQANDATCLTVGTPGWVYKAMLESETDGMKQSVVKDIQEAISKQKSFLEKAFLNLTIPDGKFCTKLFTLKSDYQTTMEMELQFRSGSEIEIVGVVDNTGKWHPSIYGYTVDVLGCSWWFGFCSGQCGFVPANCFTDTDTDRTSEPKPLSMKRFLAIRRKFSEWTKRRIPPLSSRLAKIHGDGVQKVINVSEIADAARVIRQFFRRRSTVLPEDGKWFLREVSADGTVNVLLSAEVIVANRMNAWGKCQDMMHFEVEEKISC from the exons AtgtcaatttttaaaatctCTATAGAGTGCAAGCGGACGCTGATTGTGCAA GAATTGCTGACCACAGAGGAGACCTACTATAACACTCTTTTGGAATTGAACGAG CGCTTTGCATTGCCGTTGAAGGAGCTTGGCATTCTCTTGCCGGACGAACACAGTTGCCTTTTTGGCGCTCTTTCG CCCCTTATCGGACTTAGCAAGGATCTGCGAGATCGCCTTCGGGAAAGAATCGGTGTCTGGGATGAAGATGAAACGAAATTGGGAGACGTCTTTCTCAAACTG gctcCGTTGCTAAAGCTGATTAGCTCCTTTGCAGTGGGCTACACCAGTGCCAATCAG CTTTACACCAAATTGCGTTCAACGAATGAAAAGTTTCTGTCCTTCTTGTGCGCAAATGAA GAAAAATCTGGCATTGGCTTGATGGGACTTCTCATTTGCCCTATTCAACGCGTTCCTCGCTATGCGCTTCTTCTAAAAGAGTGCGTAACGCACACCGATGAA GATCATCCCGATTATAATAATTTGCAGTCCGCCTTAGCCGAAGTACAGAAAATCGCCTCGGACATCAACGAGAATATAAGACGCGTGGAAAACGAACTccagttaattaatattggAAAGAGTTTTCCTCAGGACGACGTG AACCTGTTGAACAGTAATAGGCAGTTTGCATCAAAACGACGAGTGAAat CATCTAGTAAACTCTCTACTCTCAAAGAATCTAAGGAAAAGCCTGAAAATAAAAGACTAAGGAA ATACGCATCCGCTTCCGTTGTGCCGGAGTTCTTCTGTGCGTCCGACAACGTCGGCGTTGGATCTGAAAATTTGTCAGACACGAG GAAGTATTTGGGAGAATTTAGCGCTTCTGTTGTCAGTGGTGCCGATTCTAAAGAAGTAGGAGAAAG TCGCTATTTGTTTCTGTTTAACGATCTCGTTCTGGTGGCTCAG ATTTTGAGCAGAGCCAAAAAGCAGTACAAACTGAAGGAGAGAGTACGACTATGTCAAGCGTGGATCGGCGAAATGCAAGCAAACGACGCTACAT GTCTGACTGTAGGAACCCCAGGCTGGGTGTACAAGGCTATGTTAGAATCGGAAACGGATGGAATGAAGCAATCGGTGGTTAAAGATATTCAGGAAGCTATTTCCAAGCAGAAGTCGTTCTTGGAGAAA gcgTTCCTAAATCTGACCATTCCAGATGGGAAATTTTGCACGAAACTCTTCACGCTCAAATCTGACTATCAAACGACGATGGAAATGG AGCTTCAGTTTCGATCTGGCTCTGAAATTGAGATTGTCGGCGTGGTAGATAACACGGGAAAATGGCATCCG AGTATTTATGGCTACACAGTTGACGTGCTAGGCTGTTCCTG GTGGTTTGGTTTCTGTAGTGGCCAGTGCGGCTTTGTTCCAG CGAACTGTTTTACTGACACTGACACTGATAGAACGAGCGAG CCCAAGCCACTGTCAATGAAACGCTTTTTGGCTATACGCAGAAAGTTTTCTGAATGG ACCAAGCGACGAATTCCCCCTTTGAGCAGTCGTCTAGCTAAAATTCACGGCGACGGAGTGCAGAAA gtcaTCAACGTTTCTGAAATTGCCGATGCTGCTAGAGTCATTAG ACAATTTTTCAGACGTCGCTCTACCGTTCTACCTGAAGACGGAAAGTGGTTTTTGCGCGAAGTATCGGCAGACGGAACAG